A DNA window from Megalobrama amblycephala isolate DHTTF-2021 linkage group LG11, ASM1881202v1, whole genome shotgun sequence contains the following coding sequences:
- the LOC125278652 gene encoding galectin-3, with protein MSCPSSGQQGFYPQIPQQPAGTVWPGQPCQPCWPCQPGQLSWPVNQPSASLPTNWPVQPTQPGWPNPPTIQPNPPTQPAQPNPPIQPSQPIQPTQPNPPIQPNPPVQPNPPVQPTWPAQVPTPTGYLPSPVPPAWHGNPGQPGWPGQGPTGGVPQQWPPAPATAPVVVPFNMNFPRGIYDKLMLTIRGQVKPDAKMFTINFLRGNDIALHINPRFSEGGKAVLVRNHKLGEHWGKEERELLAPFPFMPGHHFEMKILCTFTEFKVAVNNTPIFDFKHRIREVNQIDRINILHDVTLTSVNVDSLP; from the exons ATGAGTTGCCCGTCCTCTGGTCAGCAGGGCTTTTACCCTCAGATCCCTCAGCAGCCGGCCGGTACCGTATGGCCCGGTCAACCATGTCAACCCTGCTGGCCCTGCCAACCCGGTCAGCTGAGTTGGCCTGTTAACCAGCCCAGCGCATCGCTCCCTACGAACTGGCCGGTCCAACCCACCCAACCAGGCTGGCCAAACCCTCCAACAATCCAGCCTAACCCACCAACCCAACCAGCACAACCCAATCCACCAATCCAACCATCCCAACCAATTCAACCAACCCAACCAAACCCACCAATCCAACCAAACCCTCCAGTTCAGCCGAACCCACCTGTTCAACCAACCTGGCCTGCTCAAGTACCCACCCCGACGGGTTACCTCCCATCTCCAGTCCCCCCGGCGTGGCATGGTAATCCTGGTCAACCCGGTTGGCCCGGTCAGGGGCCCACAGGAGGAGTCCCGCAGCAGTGGCCCCCGGCGCCAGCGACCGCTCCTGTA GTGGTTCCTTTCAATATGAATTTTCCCCGTGGCATCTATGACAAGCTAATGCTAACTATCAGAGGACAGGTTAAACCAGATGCTAAAAT GTTCACGATCAACTTCCTGCGCGGTAACGACATCGCCCTTCACATCAACCCACGATTCAGCGAAGGAGGAAAAGCGGTTCTGGTCCGCAATCATAAACTGGGTGAACACTGGGGCAAAGAGGAGCGGGAACTTCTGGCGCCGTTTCCGTTCATGCCGGGACATCACTTTGAG ATGAAGATCCTCTGCACCTTCACCGAGTTCAAGGTGGCCGTCAACAACACGCCCATCTTTGACTTTAAGCACCGTATCAGAGAGGTCAACCAGATCGACCGCATCAACATCCTGCATGACGTCACCCTCACGTCCGTCAATGTGG